The Lycium barbarum isolate Lr01 chromosome 12, ASM1917538v2, whole genome shotgun sequence genome includes a region encoding these proteins:
- the LOC132623588 gene encoding cholesterol 22-monohydroxylase CYP90B51: MSDLEFFLFLVPPIFAVLIILNLFKRKQKFPNLPPGDMGWPFLGETIGYLRPYSATTIGDFMQDHISKYGKIYKSNLFGEPTIVSADAGLNRYILQNEGRLFECSYPRSIGGILGKWSMLVLVGQMHRDMRMISLNFLSNGRLRNQLLSEVEKHTLLVLGSWKKASVVCAQDEAKKFTFNFMAEHIMSLQPGNLETEQLKKEYITFMKGVVSAPLNFPGTAYRKALQSRSTILGFIERKMEERLQEMNGSENDLLGWVLKNSNLSKEQILDLLLSLLFAGHETSSVAIALSIYFLENCPAAVQQLTEEHLEISRAKKQLGETELNWEDYKKMEFTQCVISETLRLGNVVRFLHRKAVKDVRYKGYDIPCGWKVLPVISAVHLDPSLFGRPHQFDPWRWQNKQGSPSGDGGSTGTSSTTKSSNNFMPFGGGPRLCAGSELAKLEMAIFIHYLVLNFHWKLAAPDQAFAYPYVDFPNGLPITIQHRQINNDTKPNS; encoded by the exons ATGTCTGACTTggagttttttctttttcttgttcccCCAATCTTTGCAGTACTTATTATACTTAATCTATTCAAAAGAAAACAGAAATTTCCAAATCTTCCACCAGGGGACATGGGTTGGCCTTTTCTTGGTGAAACTATTGGCTATTTGAGACCTTATTCAGCTACCACTATTGGAGATTTCATGCAAGATCACATCTCTAA GTATGGAAAAATTTACAAGTCAAATTTGTTTGGAGAGCCAACAATAGTTTCAGCAGATGCAGGGCTCAACAGATACATTCTGCAGAATGAAGGCAGATTATTTGAGTGTAGTTATCCAAGAAGCATAGGTGGAATTCTTGGAAAATGGTCTATGTTGGTTCTAGTTGGACAAATGCATAGAGATATGAGGATGATTTCTTTGAATTTCTTGAGCAATGGCAGGCTCAGGAATCAACTTTTAAGTGAGGTTGAAAAACACACTCTTCTTGTTCTTGGCTCTTGGAAAAAAGCTTCTGTTGTTTGTGCACAAGATGAAGCAAAGAAG TTCACATTCAACTTCATGGCAGAGCATATCATGAGTTTACAACCTGGAAACCTAGAGACTGAGCAGCTGAAAAAAGAATACATCACATTTATGAAAGGAGTGGTTTCTGCTCCATTGAATTTTCCAGGAACAGCTTACAGAAAGGCCTTACAG TCTCGATCGACTATTCTTGGATTTATTGAGAGAAAAATGGAAGAGAGGCTCCAGGAAATGAATGGAAGCGAAAATGACCTGCTTGGGTGGGTTCTGAAAAATTCCAATCTCTCAAAGGAGCAAATTCTTGATTTGCTACTAAGTTTGCTCTTCGCTGGACATGAAACTTCATCAGTAGCCATAGCCCTGTCTATTTACTTCTTGGAAAACTGTCCTGCTGCTGTTCAACAACTGACA GAAGAGCACTTGGAGATTTCCAGAGCCAAAAAGCAGTTAGGAGAAACAGAATTGAATTGGGAGGACTATAAGAAAATGGAATTCACCCAATGT GTTATTAGTGAGACTCTAAGGCTTGGGAATGTAGTGAGGTTTCTGCACAGGAAGGCTGTGAAAGATGTACGATATAAAG gttatGACATTCCATGTGGATGGAAAGTGCTGCCGGTGATTTCAGCAGTGCATTTAGATCCTTCACTTTTTGGCCGACCTCACCAATTTGATCCGTGGAGATGGCAG AATAAACAAGGGTCGccttcaggtgacggaggaagCACGGGCACGAGCAGCACTACAAAAAGTAGTAATAATTTCATGCCATTTGGGGGAGGACCGCGTCTTTGTGCAGGATCTGAACTCGCCAAACTTGAGATGGCCATTTTCATCCACTATCTTGTTCTTAATTTTCACTGGAAATTAGCTGCACCTGATCAGGCTTTTGCCTATCCTTACGTCGATTTTCCTAATGGTCTCCCTATCACTATCCAACATCGTCAAATAAACAACGACACTAAGCCTAATTCGTAA